A single window of Nocardia sp. NBC_01327 DNA harbors:
- a CDS encoding FAD-dependent monooxygenase yields the protein MQTEVIVVGAGPTGLMLANELTLAGVPVVVLEKQLTRSAQSRAGGLQPRTAEVLDLRGFLDPLLDRALHRGEFGGHFAGLPVELDCRSWQTRHPYPVSLPQARLEAFLEQRLLDLGVPVLRGYEVSAIEQDAEGVTVGDVRGSYLVACDGGHSAVRKLLGVPFPGTAGTMSSVVADLTLASRSDAVSDSSEHFSRYIKRAAGFLGVLHPIEGDQYRLIFGKLGSAAPDRETPVTAAEVDEALRAVYGPETRLGELREASRFSDATRQVERYREGRVLFAGDAAHIHLPIGGQGVNLGIQDAVNLGWKLAATVRGWAPGGLLDSYHTERHPVAARVLRTTRAQGVIMNPGQDENLAAVRDLFTDLLRQPESNHYISGLMSGLDTQYPGIGPRMIDLDLTTPDGPTRVSRLLNSGRGLLLSLDDTPRSIDRWADRVDHVTAKADTEFDTVLIRPDGYIAWSAADDQPLETALTRWFG from the coding sequence GGGCGGGCTGCAACCGCGCACCGCCGAGGTTCTCGACCTGCGCGGATTCTTGGATCCGCTCCTCGACCGCGCACTGCACCGGGGTGAGTTCGGTGGCCATTTCGCAGGTCTCCCAGTCGAATTGGACTGCCGGTCGTGGCAGACCCGGCATCCGTATCCGGTGTCCCTTCCGCAGGCCCGGCTGGAGGCGTTTCTCGAACAGCGCCTCCTCGACCTAGGTGTGCCGGTGCTGCGCGGATATGAGGTGTCGGCAATCGAACAGGACGCCGAGGGTGTCACCGTCGGAGATGTGCGCGGCAGCTATCTCGTCGCCTGCGACGGCGGGCACAGCGCGGTTCGCAAACTGCTGGGCGTCCCGTTCCCCGGTACCGCGGGCACGATGTCCTCGGTGGTCGCCGATCTCACCCTCGCGTCCCGATCCGATGCGGTCAGCGATTCGTCCGAACACTTCAGCCGGTACATCAAGCGCGCTGCCGGATTCCTCGGTGTCCTGCATCCCATCGAGGGTGATCAGTACCGGTTGATATTCGGCAAGCTCGGCAGCGCGGCGCCCGATCGCGAAACACCTGTCACCGCAGCGGAAGTCGACGAAGCGCTGCGGGCGGTATACGGGCCCGAGACGCGGTTGGGTGAGTTGCGCGAGGCATCCCGGTTCAGCGACGCCACCCGGCAGGTCGAGCGCTATCGGGAGGGGAGGGTGCTCTTCGCCGGGGACGCGGCGCATATCCACCTGCCGATCGGCGGCCAGGGTGTGAACCTCGGCATTCAGGACGCCGTCAATCTGGGCTGGAAACTCGCTGCGACAGTGCGGGGTTGGGCGCCCGGCGGATTGCTCGACAGCTATCACACCGAGCGCCACCCCGTCGCCGCACGGGTGCTGCGCACCACCCGCGCACAGGGCGTGATCATGAACCCGGGCCAGGACGAGAACCTCGCCGCGGTCCGTGACCTGTTCACCGATCTGCTCCGGCAGCCCGAATCCAATCACTACATCTCAGGCCTGATGTCGGGCCTCGACACCCAGTACCCCGGAATCGGCCCGCGCATGATCGACCTGGATCTGACCACTCCGGACGGCCCGACGCGAGTGAGCCGCCTGCTGAACTCCGGTCGCGGCCTGCTGCTTTCGCTCGACGACACCCCGAGGTCGATCGACCGCTGGGCCGACCGGGTCGATCACGTCACCGCCAAGGCCGATACGGAATTCGATACCGTCCTGATCCGGCCCGACGGCTACATTGCCTGGTCTGCCGCCGACGATCAACCACTCGAAACCGCTCTCACCCGCTGGTTCGGCTGA
- a CDS encoding SDR family NAD(P)-dependent oxidoreductase → MSKVIAVFGAGTGLGASVARRFGKEGFRVALVARRKDRLEALAGELAEDGIEAVAFAADLSDPAQAPALITDIRRHFGRIDVVEYGPIGLDQTFTPAAELDATIIAGLVPLLLLTPIEVVRAVLPEWIERGDGAFLLTNGHTAVQPLPNLSGLGPVMAAARNYVFSLHGELAEAGIYAGTLAIAAYIARSEIAESNSITTESGFPVVDPDDLAEHYWLMYVARDRIEQIHPENPGPHPAGQ, encoded by the coding sequence ATGTCGAAAGTGATCGCGGTCTTCGGAGCAGGCACCGGACTCGGCGCATCGGTCGCCCGGCGCTTCGGAAAAGAAGGTTTCCGAGTCGCCCTGGTAGCGCGGCGCAAAGACCGCCTCGAAGCCCTCGCCGGAGAACTGGCCGAGGACGGCATCGAGGCGGTCGCCTTCGCCGCCGACCTGTCCGACCCCGCACAGGCGCCCGCCCTGATCACGGACATCCGCCGGCACTTCGGCCGGATCGACGTCGTCGAGTACGGCCCCATCGGCCTCGACCAGACCTTCACTCCCGCAGCCGAACTCGACGCCACGATCATCGCGGGCCTCGTTCCGCTGCTCTTGCTCACCCCGATCGAAGTGGTCCGCGCGGTGCTGCCCGAATGGATCGAACGCGGGGACGGGGCCTTCCTGCTGACCAACGGTCACACGGCCGTGCAGCCGCTGCCGAATCTCAGCGGACTCGGCCCGGTCATGGCGGCCGCACGCAACTACGTGTTCTCGCTGCACGGCGAGCTGGCCGAGGCCGGCATCTATGCGGGCACCCTGGCCATCGCCGCCTACATCGCTCGCAGCGAGATCGCCGAATCGAACTCGATCACAACGGAATCGGGGTTCCCCGTCGTCGATCCCGACGACCTCGCCGAGCACTACTGGTTAATGTACGTCGCCCGCGACCGGATCGAGCAGATCCACCCCGAGAACCCCGGCCCGCACCCCGCCGGCCAGTAG
- a CDS encoding winged helix-turn-helix transcriptional regulator, with protein MKVKPVSESAAVIGPCAGLSAERLVSIRQVLDRVGDKWSLLVIAVLEEGPLRYTDLHRAVTGISQRMLTLTLRQLTHDGLMTRVSYPEVPPRVEYELTPLGRGLLDIVTALIEWTSDHHDEIHRNRTRVTERSTTSTGSD; from the coding sequence ATGAAGGTCAAGCCCGTATCGGAGTCGGCAGCCGTCATCGGACCGTGTGCCGGTCTCTCCGCCGAACGGCTGGTTTCCATCCGCCAGGTTCTCGACCGCGTCGGCGACAAGTGGAGCCTGCTGGTGATCGCCGTGCTGGAGGAAGGCCCGCTGCGCTACACCGATCTGCACCGCGCGGTAACCGGTATCTCCCAGCGCATGCTGACTCTCACTCTGCGCCAGCTCACCCATGACGGGTTGATGACCAGGGTCTCCTACCCGGAGGTGCCGCCGCGTGTGGAGTACGAACTCACTCCACTGGGTCGGGGACTGCTCGACATCGTCACCGCGCTGATCGAATGGACCTCCGACCACCACGACGAAATCCATCGCAACCGCACTCGCGTCACCGAAAGATCCACGACGTCAACCGGATCGGACTGA
- a CDS encoding SGNH/GDSL hydrolase family protein, whose translation MRSLHFAAAMVFGSVVMLGGLTAPVAGAENAPGQSDSGKSLVVMGDSNTANATLATMQAQPAGVACPHLATSWPTQLAQRMGLSQNNDVEDVSCVGAYLYRHGDDPYWTALTEARQAAADGAFGTRTRTVLLQFGLNDVWGAGHAAQSALVPCLLNVLHGCSTADAASDDFPPTLLTGQDYADHLRDIITYIRYYAPNARIVLVGYQELHTPGDQSICMGVLGVPFGIPHAGAVTDVFDSVQQAPRTAAALLGVDYFDAAAVTAGHGLCSPDPWLNGILTPGSDFFGQPGHPTLQGDTAVSQALQQFLTGHANG comes from the coding sequence ATGCGCTCTCTCCACTTCGCTGCCGCAATGGTCTTCGGGTCGGTGGTGATGCTGGGCGGCCTCACGGCGCCGGTCGCTGGTGCGGAAAACGCACCGGGGCAATCGGATTCCGGTAAGTCATTGGTCGTCATGGGGGATTCGAACACCGCCAATGCCACCTTGGCCACCATGCAGGCCCAGCCGGCCGGTGTGGCCTGCCCCCACCTGGCCACCTCCTGGCCGACTCAGCTTGCGCAGCGAATGGGACTGTCGCAGAACAACGATGTCGAGGATGTGTCCTGTGTCGGCGCGTACCTGTACCGCCACGGCGACGATCCCTACTGGACGGCCCTGACCGAAGCGCGGCAGGCTGCCGCGGATGGGGCATTCGGAACCCGGACCCGAACCGTGCTGCTCCAATTCGGTTTGAACGACGTCTGGGGCGCAGGCCACGCGGCACAGTCGGCCCTGGTCCCGTGCCTGCTGAACGTCCTGCACGGCTGCAGCACCGCCGACGCCGCCTCCGACGACTTCCCCCCAACCCTGCTGACCGGCCAGGACTACGCCGACCACCTCCGCGACATCATCACCTACATCCGCTACTACGCCCCGAACGCCCGAATCGTCCTCGTCGGATACCAGGAACTGCACACCCCCGGCGACCAGTCGATCTGCATGGGCGTCCTGGGCGTCCCCTTCGGCATCCCCCACGCCGGCGCCGTCACCGACGTCTTCGACAGCGTCCAGCAGGCCCCCCGCACAGCCGCCGCCCTACTCGGCGTCGACTACTTCGACGCCGCCGCAGTCACCGCCGGCCACGGCCTCTGCTCCCCCGACCCCTGGCTGAACGGAATCCTCACCCCCGGCTCGGACTTCTTTGGCCAACCCGGCCACCCAACCCTGCAGGGCGACACCGCCGTTTCCCAAGCCCTGCAACAGTTCCTGACCGGCCACGCCAACGGCTGA
- a CDS encoding CaiB/BaiF CoA transferase family protein encodes MTGPLRGVKVVEMAGLAPAPFGCMILADLGAEVLRVDRGGAPAPGLTPPDGPLDRGKHTIALNVKDPVDRETLYALIEQADVFVEGYRPGVAERLGIGPEDLAARNPRLIYGRMTGWGQDGPLAPRAGHDINYIAISGALDLVGRAGERPVPPGNILGDFAGGGMLLALGVISALYERAQSGKGEVVDAAMVDGSALLTAFMHGMHNVGLWNAPRGENPLDSGAAFYDTYECADGKHVAVGCVEPQFYAQLLTILDIDDPELPSQLDPTGWPRLKEILGAKFKERPRDEWSLLFADSDACVSPVLSPWEAHEHPHNQARNAFIEIDGLRQPAPAPRFTRSPTTTPTGLSKDPEQTRNLLSTWGVPAEAISRITS; translated from the coding sequence GTGACGGGACCACTTCGGGGAGTCAAGGTCGTCGAGATGGCCGGGCTCGCGCCCGCGCCGTTCGGCTGCATGATCCTCGCTGATCTGGGCGCGGAGGTACTGCGCGTCGATCGCGGCGGAGCGCCCGCCCCCGGCCTCACCCCGCCGGACGGTCCGCTGGACCGCGGTAAGCACACCATCGCCTTGAACGTCAAAGACCCGGTGGATCGCGAAACCCTGTATGCCCTAATCGAACAGGCCGATGTGTTCGTCGAGGGTTACCGGCCCGGCGTTGCCGAACGCCTCGGTATCGGGCCGGAGGATCTGGCCGCGCGCAACCCCCGGCTGATCTACGGCCGCATGACCGGCTGGGGACAGGACGGCCCACTGGCGCCGCGCGCCGGGCACGACATCAACTACATCGCCATCTCCGGAGCGCTCGATCTGGTCGGCCGCGCCGGGGAACGGCCCGTGCCCCCGGGCAATATTCTCGGCGACTTCGCCGGTGGCGGAATGCTTTTGGCGCTCGGAGTGATCTCCGCACTGTACGAGCGGGCCCAGTCCGGCAAGGGCGAGGTGGTGGACGCGGCAATGGTCGACGGCTCCGCACTGCTCACCGCCTTCATGCACGGTATGCACAATGTGGGCCTCTGGAACGCGCCGCGCGGTGAGAATCCGCTCGACAGCGGCGCGGCCTTCTACGACACGTACGAATGCGCCGACGGCAAGCATGTAGCCGTCGGCTGCGTCGAACCACAGTTCTACGCACAACTTCTCACGATTCTCGACATCGACGATCCGGAACTCCCGTCCCAGCTCGACCCCACCGGCTGGCCCCGCCTCAAAGAGATCCTCGGCGCGAAATTCAAAGAACGCCCCCGCGACGAATGGTCCCTGCTCTTCGCCGACTCCGACGCCTGCGTAAGCCCCGTCCTGAGCCCCTGGGAAGCCCACGAACACCCCCACAACCAGGCCCGCAACGCCTTCATAGAAATAGACGGCCTCCGCCAGCCCGCCCCCGCCCCCCGCTTCACCCGCTCCCCAACCACCACCCCCACCGGCCTATCGAAAGACCCCGAACAAACCCGAAACCTATTGTCCACCTGGGGCGTACCAGCGGAAGCCATCTCCCGCATCACCAGCTGA
- a CDS encoding AraC family transcriptional regulator has translation MPPDADNTLPIARVRAMVDLAVRRGWDVNAFLAEAGIPPILLTEERSRVTWNQGAELVRRLWVATDDELLGLGLQPVPRGTFRLVCFGLISAPTLGASIRRFESFERSLPGFPGIVLTTDADEARLAFDISGIAHPIGILIDTMLAITQRFLGWMIGGRIRLRRVELSYPRNPEIDDYDVVFGVPVTFSAARPTLIFDLAQLDAPIVRTEDDLIDFLRDAPAGVLGTRSYSVSLAAQVRRILERGLTGEWPGVDDIARELLMSPQTLRRRLQEEHTTPREIREEILRDAAIAGLVRGDETVAALSRRLGFSEPSAFSRAFRRWTGSPPGSYQPGRAAAD, from the coding sequence GTGCCCCCCGATGCCGACAACACCCTGCCGATCGCCCGGGTACGCGCCATGGTCGATCTCGCGGTGCGCCGCGGGTGGGATGTGAACGCCTTTCTCGCCGAGGCGGGCATTCCGCCGATACTGCTGACGGAGGAACGCTCCCGCGTCACCTGGAATCAGGGCGCCGAACTGGTGCGGCGACTGTGGGTGGCCACCGATGACGAACTGCTCGGTCTCGGGCTGCAACCGGTGCCGCGCGGCACCTTCCGGCTGGTGTGCTTCGGATTGATCAGCGCACCGACCCTCGGTGCGAGCATCCGCCGGTTCGAGAGCTTCGAGCGGTCGCTGCCGGGGTTCCCGGGGATCGTCCTCACCACGGACGCGGACGAAGCGCGACTGGCCTTCGACATCTCCGGCATCGCACATCCGATCGGCATACTCATCGACACCATGCTGGCCATCACCCAGCGGTTCCTCGGCTGGATGATCGGCGGCCGGATCCGACTGCGGCGGGTGGAGCTGTCGTATCCGCGCAATCCGGAGATCGATGACTACGACGTGGTATTCGGTGTGCCCGTGACCTTTTCGGCTGCCAGGCCGACGCTGATCTTCGACCTCGCCCAGCTGGACGCTCCGATCGTGCGCACCGAGGACGATCTGATCGACTTCCTGCGCGATGCCCCCGCGGGTGTGCTGGGCACCCGCAGCTATTCGGTCTCGCTCGCCGCGCAGGTGCGGCGGATTCTCGAACGCGGTCTCACCGGTGAGTGGCCCGGCGTGGACGATATCGCCCGGGAGCTGCTCATGAGCCCGCAGACGCTGCGCCGCAGGCTGCAGGAGGAGCACACCACCCCGCGCGAGATCCGCGAAGAAATCCTGCGCGATGCGGCCATCGCCGGGCTGGTGCGTGGTGACGAAACCGTGGCCGCCCTCTCCCGCCGGCTCGGATTCTCCGAGCCCAGCGCCTTCTCCCGGGCCTTCCGGCGCTGGACCGGCAGCCCGCCCGGGTCCTATCAGCCGGGCCGGGCGGCGGCCGACTGA
- a CDS encoding MaoC/PaaZ C-terminal domain-containing protein: MPTMRTGDTAVADNEGFHLDHLDIWGEEQQFKVDAERTIAYAEATNDPIRQHLDGTYAPPVFAVVPAMVMMADATMSVVPDELMMRILHGEHDFRLHRPIEPGETLSVRAKPIGIEGKSSGVVVTTLMQTRGDRGDLVNEQYFVGFFRGGQFEGSAGATSPEHAFDESLRAREPDFTAVQRFDADQTFRYSEPAGDPMPIHLDDEFARAMGLPGIIIHGLCTIAFTSHALLTEISPEDPARLKRLAVRLTKPGLPQETITSSVWNRGVIGDREVYAYETAGDEKPGKFLITDGLAEFATA, encoded by the coding sequence ATGCCGACAATGCGCACAGGAGACACAGCCGTGGCCGACAACGAGGGTTTCCACCTCGACCACCTCGACATCTGGGGCGAGGAACAGCAGTTCAAGGTTGATGCCGAGCGGACCATCGCGTACGCGGAGGCGACCAACGACCCCATCCGGCAGCATCTGGACGGCACCTATGCGCCGCCGGTGTTCGCGGTGGTGCCCGCGATGGTCATGATGGCAGACGCCACCATGTCGGTGGTTCCGGATGAGCTGATGATGCGAATTCTGCACGGAGAGCACGACTTCCGGCTGCATCGGCCGATCGAACCGGGAGAGACGCTGTCGGTGCGCGCCAAGCCGATCGGGATCGAGGGCAAGTCCTCCGGGGTCGTGGTGACCACGCTCATGCAGACCCGCGGCGATCGCGGGGATCTGGTCAACGAGCAGTACTTCGTCGGGTTCTTCCGGGGCGGGCAGTTCGAGGGGTCTGCCGGCGCCACCAGTCCCGAGCACGCCTTCGACGAGTCGCTGCGCGCCCGCGAACCCGACTTCACCGCGGTGCAGCGCTTCGACGCGGATCAGACATTCCGCTACTCCGAGCCTGCCGGTGATCCGATGCCGATCCATCTCGATGACGAGTTCGCGCGGGCAATGGGCTTGCCGGGCATCATTATTCACGGTCTGTGCACCATCGCGTTCACCTCGCACGCGCTGCTGACCGAGATCAGCCCGGAGGATCCGGCGCGGCTCAAGCGGCTGGCGGTCCGGCTCACCAAGCCGGGCCTGCCGCAGGAAACCATCACCAGCAGTGTCTGGAACAGAGGCGTGATCGGCGACCGCGAGGTCTACGCCTATGAGACCGCCGGCGATGAGAAGCCCGGCAAATTCCTCATCACCGACGGCCTGGCCGAGTTCGCCACCGCCTGA
- a CDS encoding lipid-transfer protein, with product MSNRVFVVGVGMTKFEKPGRREGWDYPAMAEESGSKALADAGIEYGAVQEAVAAYCYGDSTSGQRAIYELGITGIPIVNVNNNCSTGSTALYLAARAIAGGFADCSLAVGFEKMQTGSLESQWTDREQPLMNHIQALAELQEFAMPVAPWMFGAAGVEHMENYGSTPEHYARIAEKNHRHSANNPYAQFQNIYSLDEIQQAKMVYEPLGLTRLMCSPTSDGSAAAVLASERFVQEHGLGDRAVEIVGQAVVTDLPSTFAAKTARALVGVDMTAAAARKVYEQAGIGPEDIDVIELHDCFAPNELLTYEALGLAAEGEGHKLIDNGDTTYGGRWVVNPSGGLISKGHPLGATGLAQCAEMTWQLRGEADQRQVASAAAKSGVALAHNIGLGGASFVTAYRSANR from the coding sequence ATGTCGAACAGGGTTTTCGTCGTCGGCGTCGGTATGACGAAATTCGAGAAGCCGGGCCGCCGGGAAGGCTGGGACTACCCGGCCATGGCCGAGGAGTCCGGCAGCAAGGCGCTTGCGGACGCCGGTATCGAATACGGCGCGGTCCAGGAGGCGGTGGCCGCCTACTGCTACGGCGACTCGACCAGTGGCCAGCGCGCGATCTACGAGCTCGGCATCACCGGCATTCCGATCGTGAATGTCAATAACAACTGCTCCACCGGCTCGACCGCGCTGTATCTCGCGGCCCGCGCCATTGCGGGCGGCTTCGCGGACTGCTCGCTGGCCGTCGGTTTCGAGAAGATGCAGACCGGGTCGCTGGAGTCGCAGTGGACCGATCGGGAACAGCCGCTCATGAACCACATTCAGGCGCTGGCCGAGTTGCAGGAATTCGCAATGCCGGTGGCGCCGTGGATGTTCGGTGCGGCGGGCGTCGAGCATATGGAGAACTACGGCTCCACCCCCGAGCACTACGCCAGGATCGCCGAGAAGAACCACCGGCATTCGGCGAACAATCCGTACGCGCAGTTCCAGAACATCTACAGCCTGGACGAGATCCAGCAGGCGAAAATGGTGTACGAGCCCCTGGGGCTGACCCGGCTCATGTGCTCGCCCACCTCCGACGGTTCCGCCGCGGCCGTGCTGGCCAGTGAGCGCTTCGTGCAGGAGCACGGGCTCGGCGACCGCGCCGTGGAGATCGTCGGCCAGGCCGTGGTGACCGATCTGCCCTCGACCTTCGCCGCCAAGACCGCGCGCGCTCTGGTCGGCGTCGATATGACGGCGGCCGCCGCGCGAAAGGTGTACGAGCAGGCCGGAATCGGGCCCGAGGACATCGACGTCATCGAACTGCACGACTGCTTCGCGCCGAACGAGCTGCTCACCTACGAGGCGCTGGGGCTCGCGGCCGAAGGCGAGGGTCACAAGCTCATCGACAACGGCGACACCACCTACGGCGGCCGCTGGGTAGTCAACCCCTCCGGCGGTCTCATCTCCAAGGGCCATCCGCTCGGCGCGACCGGCCTCGCACAGTGCGCCGAGATGACCTGGCAGCTACGCGGTGAAGCCGATCAGCGCCAGGTGGCCTCGGCCGCCGCGAAATCCGGTGTGGCGCTGGCGCACAACATCGGCCTGGGCGGCGCGTCGTTCGTGACCGCGTACCGCTCCGCGAACCGCTGA
- a CDS encoding type II toxin-antitoxin system Rv0910 family toxin, whose product MAKANVSKEFPVSQDKLWAVLSDPRRFEEWMTVHTKWKSEPPAQLSQGATMAEVLTIMGMANTIDFTVETYEAPNTTKFSGTGMAGAKISFTLSVEANGDDASVATIDAEFISQMMVGAIGGAIERASTKELNASLDKLAALVG is encoded by the coding sequence ATGGCAAAGGCCAACGTATCCAAGGAATTTCCCGTCTCGCAGGACAAGCTGTGGGCGGTGCTCTCCGACCCGCGCCGCTTCGAGGAGTGGATGACCGTCCACACCAAGTGGAAGTCCGAGCCGCCGGCGCAGCTCTCGCAGGGCGCCACCATGGCCGAGGTGCTGACCATCATGGGCATGGCGAACACCATCGATTTCACTGTCGAGACCTACGAAGCGCCGAACACCACCAAGTTCTCCGGCACCGGCATGGCAGGGGCGAAGATCAGCTTCACGCTGTCGGTCGAGGCGAACGGCGATGACGCGTCCGTGGCCACCATCGACGCCGAGTTCATCAGCCAGATGATGGTGGGCGCCATTGGCGGCGCCATCGAGCGCGCCTCCACGAAGGAGCTCAACGCCTCGCTGGACAAGCTCGCCGCACTCGTCGGCTGA
- a CDS encoding SDR family oxidoreductase, with translation MGSMENRVAVVTGAGRGIGREHALLLAREGASVVVNDLGGSNEGNGADAGPAQEVANEIVAAGGRAVTNTDNIATWAGAKGLVDQAISEFGGLDIVVNNAGILRDGFIASMDEAQWDSVIAVHLKGHFSVLHHAAAYWKDQTKAGKPVNAAVVNTASASGTFMPNPGQANYGSAKAGIAALTEVAALELERYGVRVNAIAPVARTRLTLATPGMGAIFAEEVPEGEFDAFSPANIAPVVVYLASPDCPLTGKVLAVQGGAVSLLQGWNTRETVETDGPWLLDKLPGQLDHWAKA, from the coding sequence ATGGGTTCAATGGAGAACCGCGTCGCCGTGGTCACCGGCGCCGGACGCGGCATCGGCCGTGAGCACGCACTGCTGCTGGCTCGCGAAGGCGCGAGCGTTGTCGTCAATGATCTCGGCGGCAGTAATGAGGGCAACGGCGCGGATGCCGGCCCGGCCCAGGAGGTGGCGAACGAAATCGTCGCCGCCGGTGGCAGGGCGGTCACCAACACCGACAATATCGCCACCTGGGCGGGCGCGAAGGGCCTTGTCGACCAGGCGATCTCGGAGTTCGGCGGGCTCGACATCGTGGTGAACAACGCGGGCATCCTGCGCGACGGGTTCATTGCGAGTATGGATGAGGCGCAATGGGATTCGGTTATCGCCGTACATCTCAAGGGTCATTTCTCGGTACTGCACCACGCTGCCGCCTACTGGAAGGATCAGACCAAGGCGGGCAAGCCGGTCAATGCCGCTGTGGTCAATACCGCCTCCGCATCGGGCACCTTCATGCCGAATCCGGGTCAGGCCAACTATGGTTCGGCCAAAGCGGGCATCGCCGCGCTCACCGAGGTCGCGGCGCTCGAGCTGGAACGCTACGGCGTTCGAGTGAATGCCATTGCGCCCGTAGCACGTACCCGCCTGACCCTGGCGACCCCGGGCATGGGGGCGATCTTCGCCGAAGAGGTTCCCGAGGGTGAGTTCGACGCCTTCAGCCCGGCCAATATCGCTCCGGTCGTGGTCTACCTGGCGAGCCCGGACTGCCCGCTCACCGGCAAGGTGCTGGCGGTGCAGGGCGGTGCGGTATCGCTGTTGCAGGGCTGGAACACCAGGGAGACGGTCGAGACCGACGGCCCCTGGCTGCTGGACAAGCTGCCCGGACAGCTGGACCACTGGGCCAAGGCGTAG
- a CDS encoding alpha/beta fold hydrolase, with the protein MVGERRAEYAGYRTRELYVEGAGPKLVLVHGFGHPAPCWGPVLKRCEEAGQPALAVDLPGLGAADPLTGGPQLPQLVRFLESVVRIHGAVEPVVLVGNSLGAATCVRLLDTTAGLPVGGLLALDTATDQWTPLVKAVLAGQGRPFVALAGLPGLLRGRTAARMAAKLLYGRAQAADPEIVSALLEQFDAPGRRRELASAGMRYASEVASVAGVRNIRCPTIVVHGRRDRLVTVDGSRNLAAAVPGSQLVVLEGIGHCPHLDAPDRVTELALRLAHGIAGGRTETG; encoded by the coding sequence ATGGTCGGCGAACGGCGTGCGGAATACGCGGGATACCGCACGCGAGAGCTGTACGTCGAGGGCGCGGGCCCGAAACTGGTGCTGGTGCACGGTTTCGGTCATCCCGCACCCTGCTGGGGGCCGGTCCTGAAGCGATGCGAGGAGGCAGGTCAACCGGCCCTCGCGGTCGATCTGCCGGGCCTCGGTGCCGCGGACCCGCTCACCGGCGGGCCGCAACTGCCGCAGTTGGTGCGCTTCCTGGAATCGGTGGTTCGTATCCACGGTGCGGTCGAACCTGTGGTGCTGGTGGGCAATTCGCTCGGCGCGGCGACCTGTGTGCGGCTGCTCGACACCACCGCCGGACTGCCGGTCGGCGGACTGCTGGCGCTCGACACGGCCACCGATCAGTGGACACCACTGGTGAAGGCGGTGCTCGCCGGTCAGGGCAGGCCATTCGTCGCGCTGGCCGGTCTACCGGGACTCCTGCGTGGTCGCACTGCGGCCCGAATGGCGGCCAAACTCCTCTACGGTCGCGCTCAGGCGGCCGATCCGGAGATCGTGAGTGCGCTGCTCGAACAGTTCGATGCTCCGGGCCGCCGTCGCGAATTGGCTTCGGCGGGAATGCGTTACGCCTCCGAGGTGGCGTCGGTGGCCGGGGTGCGCAATATCCGGTGCCCCACGATCGTGGTGCACGGCCGTCGCGATCGCCTGGTCACCGTCGACGGAAGTCGCAACCTGGCAGCGGCGGTGCCGGGCAGTCAGCTGGTGGTGCTCGAGGGCATCGGTCACTGCCCACATCTCGACGCACCCGATCGAGTGACCGAGCTGGCACTGCGGCTGGCCCACGGAATAGCCGGCGGCCGAACTGAAACAGGCTGA